A single window of Pseudomonas marginalis DNA harbors:
- the gatC gene encoding Asp-tRNA(Asn)/Glu-tRNA(Gln) amidotransferase subunit GatC, translating to MALERSDVEKIAHLASLGLNEADLPQTTAALNSILGLVDQMQAVNTDGIEPLAHPLEASQRLRADVVTERNNREAYQSIAPAVENGLYLVPKVID from the coding sequence ATGGCGCTTGAACGCTCCGACGTGGAAAAAATCGCTCATCTGGCCTCGCTTGGCCTGAATGAAGCCGATCTTCCACAGACCACCGCAGCCCTGAACAGCATTCTCGGGCTGGTTGACCAAATGCAGGCCGTGAATACCGACGGCATCGAGCCCCTGGCTCACCCGCTGGAAGCCAGCCAGCGCCTGCGCGCAGACGTCGTGACCGAGCGCAATAATCGCGAGGCCTACCAGTCCATCGCGCCAGCGGTCGAAAACGGCCTGTACCTGGTTCCGAAAGTCATCGACTAA
- the gatA gene encoding Asp-tRNA(Asn)/Glu-tRNA(Gln) amidotransferase subunit GatA produces the protein MHHMTLAEIARGLADKKFSSEELTKTLLARIAELDPKVNSFISLTEELALSQAKAADVRRANGENGALLGAPIAHKDLFCTQGVRTSCGSKMLDNFKAPYDATVVAKLAAAGAVTLGKTNMDEFAMGSANESSYYGAVKNPWNLEHVPGGSSGGSAAAVAARFLPAATATDTGGSIRQPAAFTNLTGLKPTYGRVSRWGMIAYASSLDQGGPLARTAEDCAILLQGMAGFDAQDSTSIDEPVPDYSASLNASLKGLRIGVPKEYFSAGLDPCIAELVHNSVKELEKLGAVIKEISLPNNQHAIPAYYVIAPAEASSNLSRFDGVRFGYRCENPKDLTDLYKRSRGEGFGAEVQRRIMVGAYALSAGYYDAYYLKAQKIRRLIKNDFMAAFEEVDVILGPTTPNPAWKIGAKTGDPIAEYLEDLYTITANLAGLPGLSMPAGFVDGLPVGVQLLAPYFQEGRLLNVAHQYQLNTDWHTRTPTGF, from the coding sequence ATGCATCACATGACTCTGGCCGAGATCGCCCGCGGTCTCGCCGACAAAAAGTTTTCCTCCGAAGAGCTGACCAAGACCCTGCTTGCGCGCATCGCCGAGCTGGACCCCAAGGTCAACAGCTTCATCAGCCTCACCGAAGAGCTGGCCCTGAGCCAGGCCAAGGCCGCGGATGTACGCCGCGCCAACGGTGAAAACGGTGCCCTGCTGGGCGCACCGATCGCCCACAAGGACCTGTTCTGCACCCAGGGCGTGCGCACCAGCTGCGGCTCGAAGATGCTCGACAACTTCAAGGCGCCCTACGACGCCACCGTGGTCGCCAAGCTGGCCGCTGCCGGGGCCGTGACCCTGGGCAAGACCAACATGGACGAATTCGCCATGGGGTCGGCCAACGAGTCGAGCTACTACGGCGCGGTGAAGAACCCATGGAACCTGGAACACGTGCCCGGCGGTTCATCCGGTGGTTCGGCTGCGGCCGTTGCCGCGCGCTTCCTGCCAGCCGCCACGGCCACCGACACCGGCGGCTCGATCCGCCAGCCGGCGGCCTTCACCAACCTCACCGGCCTGAAGCCGACCTACGGTCGGGTTTCCCGCTGGGGCATGATCGCCTACGCCTCCAGCCTCGATCAGGGCGGCCCACTGGCCCGCACGGCCGAAGACTGCGCGATTTTGTTACAAGGCATGGCAGGCTTCGACGCCCAGGACTCCACCAGCATCGATGAACCGGTGCCGGACTACAGCGCCAGCCTCAATGCTTCGCTCAAGGGCCTGCGCATCGGCGTGCCGAAGGAATACTTCAGCGCCGGTCTCGACCCGTGCATTGCCGAATTGGTGCACAACAGCGTCAAGGAGCTGGAAAAGCTCGGCGCCGTGATCAAGGAAATCAGCCTGCCGAACAACCAGCATGCGATTCCTGCCTACTACGTGATCGCGCCGGCAGAAGCCTCTTCCAACCTGTCGCGTTTCGACGGCGTGCGCTTCGGCTACCGCTGCGAGAACCCGAAGGACCTGACCGACCTGTACAAACGCTCCCGTGGCGAAGGCTTCGGTGCCGAAGTGCAACGCCGGATCATGGTCGGTGCCTACGCCCTGTCCGCCGGCTATTACGACGCGTACTACCTCAAGGCGCAAAAGATCCGACGCCTGATCAAGAACGACTTCATGGCTGCCTTTGAAGAAGTCGACGTGATCCTCGGCCCAACCACGCCGAACCCGGCCTGGAAGATCGGCGCCAAGACCGGCGACCCGATTGCCGAGTACCTGGAAGACCTCTACACCATCACCGCCAACCTCGCGGGCCTGCCGGGCTTGTCCATGCCTGCCGGTTTCGTCGATGGCCTGCCGGTGGGCGTGCAATTGCTCGCCCCGTACTTCCAGGAAGGCCGCCTGCTCAATGTGGCGCACCAGTACCAGTTGAACACCGACTGGCACACTCGCACCCCTACCGGCTTCTGA
- a CDS encoding calcium/sodium antiporter: protein MVSGLVLLILGAEILVRAAVRLAASLKVRPLIIGLTVVAFGSSAPQMTVSLQATLAGNTDIAVGSVIGSSIFNILVTLGLSALIIPLRVSRQLVRLDIPVMILAGLLVFTLAANEELTPVDGLLLLIALLAYLGVLHYQTRHSRRPRTLDTVARAPWLSSVLQMLGGLLILVLAGHLLLGAAVDVAADLGLSERIIGLTLIGVGTSLPCLATSLIAALRGQREIAVGNVIGSNLFNLLGVLGLTALLAPSPLSVSPNALDFDLPVMLGVVVLCLPVFYTGYRVTRAEGLVLLGLYLAYGLHVMSFTTGMPLANKLEQLMLYYVLPVLVAFLLFSTLRAWRRQHKRESQ from the coding sequence CTGGTCAGCGGCCTGGTGCTGCTGATCCTCGGCGCCGAGATCCTGGTGCGCGCCGCCGTGCGCCTGGCCGCCAGCCTCAAGGTGCGGCCGCTGATCATCGGTCTTACGGTCGTCGCCTTCGGCAGCAGCGCGCCCCAGATGACCGTCAGCCTGCAGGCCACCCTGGCCGGCAATACCGACATTGCCGTGGGCAGCGTGATCGGCAGCAGCATCTTCAACATCCTCGTGACCCTGGGCCTGTCGGCGCTGATCATCCCCCTGCGCGTCTCACGGCAGCTGGTGCGCCTGGATATTCCGGTGATGATCCTCGCCGGACTGCTGGTGTTTACCCTGGCGGCCAATGAAGAACTGACGCCGGTCGATGGCCTGCTGCTGCTGATTGCCCTGCTGGCCTACCTCGGCGTGCTGCATTACCAGACCCGCCATTCGCGCCGCCCGCGCACCCTGGATACCGTCGCCCGGGCGCCGTGGCTGAGCAGTGTGCTGCAGATGCTCGGCGGGTTGTTGATCCTCGTGCTGGCCGGGCACTTGCTGCTCGGCGCGGCGGTGGATGTGGCGGCTGACCTGGGCCTGTCGGAGCGCATCATCGGCCTTACGCTGATCGGCGTCGGCACGTCACTGCCCTGCCTGGCCACCTCACTGATTGCCGCCCTGCGCGGCCAGCGGGAAATTGCCGTGGGCAACGTGATCGGCAGCAACCTGTTCAACCTGCTGGGCGTACTGGGGCTGACCGCGTTGCTCGCGCCTTCGCCGCTGTCGGTGTCGCCCAACGCCCTGGACTTTGACCTGCCGGTGATGCTCGGCGTGGTGGTGCTGTGCCTGCCGGTGTTTTATACCGGCTACCGCGTCACCCGCGCCGAAGGCCTGGTACTGCTGGGCCTGTACCTGGCGTATGGGCTGCACGTGATGTCGTTCACCACCGGCATGCCCCTGGCCAACAAGCTTGAACAACTGATGCTGTATTACGTCCTGCCAGTGCTGGTGGCTTTCCTGTTGTTCAGCACGCTGCGAGCCTGGCGCCGCCAACACAAGAGGGAATCGCAATGA
- a CDS encoding AEC family transporter, which produces MLAIFLTTLTITAPVFAMLFLGVLLKRINWINDNFIHTASSLVFNVTMPALLFLGILHADLHSALKPGLLIYFAVATLLSFALAWGWAIFRCKREDRGIYTQGAFRGNNGVIGLALAASMYGDYGISLGAILAALVILFYNTLSTIVLAVYSPVIKSDPWSICKSVVANPLIISVIVAAPFAYFQIGLPGWLEKSMQYLADTTLPLALICIGGTLSLAALRKSGNMALSASLMKMVWLPVVATLGAWLLGFRGPELGILFLYFGAPTAAASFVMARAAEGNHELAAAIIVITTLMAAVTTNIGIFVLQAGGWI; this is translated from the coding sequence ATGCTGGCTATTTTCCTCACCACCCTCACCATCACTGCGCCGGTATTCGCCATGCTGTTCCTGGGTGTGCTGCTCAAGCGCATCAACTGGATCAACGACAACTTTATCCACACGGCTTCGTCCCTGGTGTTCAACGTCACCATGCCGGCGCTGCTGTTCCTCGGCATCCTCCACGCCGACCTGCACTCGGCGCTCAAGCCGGGGTTGCTGATCTATTTTGCCGTCGCCACGCTGCTGAGCTTTGCCCTGGCCTGGGGCTGGGCGATTTTTCGCTGCAAGCGTGAAGACCGAGGCATCTACACCCAGGGCGCGTTTCGCGGCAATAACGGAGTGATCGGCCTGGCCCTGGCGGCCAGCATGTACGGCGACTACGGCATTTCCCTCGGCGCGATCCTCGCGGCGCTGGTGATCCTGTTCTACAACACCCTGTCGACCATTGTGCTGGCGGTGTACAGCCCGGTGATCAAGTCCGACCCGTGGAGCATCTGCAAAAGTGTGGTAGCCAATCCGCTGATCATCAGCGTGATCGTGGCGGCGCCGTTCGCGTATTTTCAGATTGGCCTGCCGGGCTGGCTGGAAAAATCCATGCAGTACCTGGCGGACACCACCTTGCCGCTGGCATTGATCTGCATTGGCGGCACCCTGTCCCTGGCGGCGCTGCGCAAGAGCGGCAATATGGCGCTGAGCGCGAGCTTGATGAAGATGGTCTGGCTGCCGGTGGTCGCGACCCTGGGCGCGTGGCTGCTGGGCTTTCGCGGGCCGGAGTTGGGGATCCTGTTCCTGTACTTCGGTGCGCCGACCGCCGCGGCGAGCTTCGTGATGGCCAGGGCGGCCGAGGGCAATCATGAACTGGCGGCGGCGATTATCGTGATCACCACGCTGATGGCGGCAGTGACCACGAATATCGGGATTTTCGTGTTGCAGGCGGGTGGCTGGATCTAG
- a CDS encoding carboxymuconolactone decarboxylase family protein has product MTDQKKPGVEMRRQVMGDVFVDRALGNATEFTQPLQDFVNEHAWGSVWTREGLPLKTRSLITLAALTALKCPQELKGHVRGALNNGCTVEEIREALLHCAVYAGVPAAIDAFRAAQEVIDTYQKEG; this is encoded by the coding sequence ATGACCGATCAGAAAAAGCCCGGGGTTGAAATGCGTCGCCAGGTGATGGGCGATGTGTTCGTCGACCGCGCCCTGGGCAACGCCACCGAATTCACCCAGCCGCTGCAGGACTTCGTCAACGAACATGCCTGGGGCAGCGTGTGGACCCGCGAAGGCTTGCCGCTGAAGACGCGCAGCCTGATCACCCTCGCCGCCCTCACCGCACTCAAGTGCCCCCAGGAGCTCAAGGGCCACGTGCGTGGCGCGTTGAACAATGGCTGTACTGTGGAGGAAATTCGCGAAGCGCTGCTGCATTGCGCGGTGTATGCCGGCGTACCGGCGGCGATTGATGCGTTTCGGGCGGCGCAGGAAGTCATCGACACCTATCAGAAAGAAGGCTAG
- a CDS encoding integrase core domain-containing protein, which produces MPWNQESPMNQRIKLVADWLSGNFTKSQLARRFDVSRPTVDKWIARHDGDLRSLSELSRRPHNSPNKTDDEILARVVAMKEAHDKWGPKKLLELLRLEDPSVTWPSPSTAGQWLDRLGLVKKRRFKRRHSISHAQMRKADEPNKTWCADYKGQFKMLNAQMCFPLTVTDHASRLILACRAHPKIMTQPVKQAFERLFQEYGMPEVIRSDNGVPFASPGLARISTLAVWWIRLGIYPERTMPGRPAQNGRHERMHRSLKLELPLGKNLVEQQLLLEHFRHEFNYVRPHEALGMKRPGDLYVPSTRIYPGCLPDVEYPAEMKVRSVRQDGSIKWNGKLVFISEALSGERIGLKEAEDEAWDLYLCDYPLGRLGRGMTRVQASNV; this is translated from the coding sequence ATGCCCTGGAACCAAGAGTCCCCCATGAATCAAAGAATCAAGCTGGTAGCTGATTGGCTTTCTGGCAACTTCACCAAAAGCCAGTTGGCACGCCGCTTTGACGTTAGCCGACCTACCGTCGATAAGTGGATTGCCCGGCACGACGGCGATTTGAGGTCTTTATCCGAACTGTCCCGGCGACCTCACAACAGCCCAAATAAAACCGACGACGAGATTTTGGCCCGTGTAGTCGCGATGAAGGAGGCTCACGATAAATGGGGGCCGAAAAAGCTTCTCGAGCTATTACGGCTGGAAGATCCCTCCGTCACCTGGCCCTCTCCAAGTACGGCCGGTCAATGGCTTGACCGACTTGGGCTCGTCAAAAAGCGGCGCTTCAAACGCCGACACAGCATTTCCCACGCACAAATGCGAAAGGCCGACGAACCTAACAAGACGTGGTGTGCTGACTACAAAGGGCAGTTCAAGATGCTTAATGCTCAGATGTGCTTCCCTTTGACCGTCACAGACCATGCGTCGCGGCTGATTTTAGCGTGCAGGGCCCATCCCAAGATCATGACCCAGCCTGTAAAACAGGCCTTTGAGAGGCTTTTTCAGGAGTACGGCATGCCGGAAGTTATCCGTTCGGACAACGGGGTACCGTTCGCCTCTCCTGGCCTGGCAAGAATATCCACACTGGCAGTTTGGTGGATTCGGCTGGGTATTTATCCCGAGCGAACCATGCCGGGAAGACCCGCCCAGAATGGTCGCCATGAACGAATGCACCGTAGCTTGAAACTTGAGTTGCCCTTAGGGAAAAACTTAGTCGAGCAGCAGCTTTTGCTGGAGCATTTCAGGCATGAGTTTAATTACGTACGCCCTCACGAAGCGCTCGGCATGAAACGTCCAGGAGACTTGTATGTGCCGTCCACCCGAATTTATCCAGGATGCTTGCCCGATGTGGAATATCCGGCAGAAATGAAAGTTCGAAGCGTCAGGCAGGACGGATCGATCAAGTGGAACGGCAAGTTGGTATTTATCAGCGAGGCGCTGTCCGGGGAAAGGATAGGGCTCAAAGAAGCTGAAGATGAAGCTTGGGATTTGTACCTGTGTGATTATCCCTTGGGGAGGCTTGGACGAGGTATGACCCGCGTCCAGGCCTCAAATGTGTAA
- a CDS encoding septal ring lytic transglycosylase RlpA family protein, whose amino-acid sequence MKRLLGLWALFSLLAGCASGLIDPNGYDETGTASYYGARHHGKKTASGEPFNQNALTAAHRRLPFGTQVKVTNLDNDKSVVVRINDRGPHTRGRLIDLSRKAAEQLGMLGSGTARVRVQALSN is encoded by the coding sequence ATGAAGCGTCTATTAGGCCTATGGGCTCTGTTCTCACTGCTGGCCGGCTGCGCCAGCGGCCTCATCGACCCCAACGGCTACGACGAAACCGGCACCGCCTCTTATTACGGCGCCAGGCACCATGGCAAGAAAACCGCCAGCGGTGAACCCTTCAACCAGAACGCCCTGACCGCCGCCCACCGGCGACTGCCCTTCGGCACCCAGGTCAAGGTCACCAATCTCGACAACGACAAATCCGTCGTGGTCCGCATCAACGATCGCGGCCCGCATACCCGTGGGCGCTTGATCGATCTATCACGCAAGGCGGCCGAGCAACTGGGTATGCTGGGCAGCGGCACTGCGCGGGTTCGCGTGCAAGCCCTGAGCAATTGA
- the gatB gene encoding Asp-tRNA(Asn)/Glu-tRNA(Gln) amidotransferase subunit GatB — MQWEVVIGLEIHTQLATQSKIFSGSATTFGSEPNTQASLVDLGMPGVLPVLNQEAVRMAVMFGLAIDAEIGQHNVFARKNYFYPDLPKGYQISQMELPIVGKGYLDIPLEDGTIKRVGVTRAHLEEDAGKSLHEEFNGATGIDLNRAGTPLLEIVSEPDMRSAKEAVAYVKTIHALVRYLGICDGNMAEGSLRCDCNVSVRPKGQAEYGTRCEIKNVNSFRFIEKAINTEVRRQIELIEDGGKVIQQTRLYDPNKDETRAMRSKEEANDYRYFPDPDLLPVVLEDSFLNDIRATLPELPPQKRERFQAQFGLSIYDASVLASSREQADYFEKVVSIAGDAKLAANWVMVELGSLLNKQGLEIDEAPVSAEQLGGMLLRIKDNTISGKIAKTVFEAMASGEGSADEIIEKRGLKQVTDSGAISAVLDEMLAANAEQVEQYRAADEAKRGKMFGFFVGQAMKASKGKANPQQVNELLKSKLEG, encoded by the coding sequence ATGCAATGGGAAGTTGTGATCGGGCTGGAGATTCATACCCAGCTCGCCACCCAATCGAAGATTTTCTCCGGTAGCGCCACCACGTTCGGCTCCGAGCCCAACACCCAGGCCAGCCTGGTAGACCTGGGCATGCCTGGCGTACTGCCGGTGCTGAACCAGGAAGCCGTGCGCATGGCGGTGATGTTCGGCCTGGCGATTGACGCCGAGATCGGCCAGCACAACGTGTTCGCGCGCAAGAACTACTTCTACCCGGACCTGCCCAAGGGCTACCAGATCAGCCAGATGGAATTGCCGATCGTCGGCAAGGGCTACCTGGACATCCCGCTGGAAGACGGCACCATCAAGCGTGTCGGCGTCACCCGTGCGCACCTGGAAGAAGACGCCGGCAAGAGCCTGCACGAAGAGTTCAACGGTGCCACCGGTATCGACCTGAACCGTGCCGGCACCCCGCTGCTGGAGATCGTGTCCGAGCCGGACATGCGCAGCGCCAAGGAAGCCGTGGCCTACGTCAAGACCATCCACGCGCTGGTGCGTTACCTGGGCATCTGTGACGGCAACATGGCCGAAGGCTCGCTGCGTTGCGACTGCAACGTGTCGGTGCGGCCAAAAGGCCAGGCCGAGTACGGCACTCGCTGCGAGATCAAGAACGTCAACTCGTTCCGCTTTATCGAGAAAGCGATCAACACCGAAGTGCGGCGCCAGATCGAATTGATCGAGGACGGCGGCAAGGTGATCCAGCAAACGCGCCTGTACGACCCGAACAAAGACGAAACCCGCGCCATGCGCAGCAAAGAGGAAGCCAACGACTACCGTTACTTCCCCGATCCGGACCTGTTACCGGTGGTGCTTGAGGATTCGTTCCTCAATGACATCCGCGCCACCCTGCCGGAGTTGCCGCCGCAAAAACGCGAGCGCTTCCAGGCGCAGTTCGGCCTGTCGATCTACGATGCCAGCGTGCTGGCTTCGAGCCGTGAGCAAGCCGACTACTTCGAAAAGGTCGTGAGCATTGCCGGTGACGCCAAGCTGGCGGCCAACTGGGTGATGGTCGAGCTGGGCAGCCTGCTGAACAAACAGGGCCTGGAGATCGACGAAGCACCGGTGTCGGCCGAGCAATTGGGCGGCATGCTGCTGCGCATCAAGGACAACACCATCTCCGGCAAAATCGCCAAGACCGTGTTCGAAGCCATGGCCAGCGGTGAAGGCAGCGCCGACGAGATCATCGAGAAACGCGGTCTCAAGCAAGTCACCGACAGCGGCGCCATCTCGGCCGTGCTGGATGAAATGCTGGCGGCCAACGCCGAGCAGGTCGAACAGTACCGTGCGGCAGACGAAGCCAAGCGCGGCAAGATGTTCGGTTTCTTTGTCGGCCAGGCGATGAAAGCCTCCAAAGGCAAGGCCAACCCGCAACAGGTGAACGAACTGCTGAAAAGCAAGCTCGAAGGCTGA